Proteins found in one Balaenoptera musculus isolate JJ_BM4_2016_0621 chromosome 4, mBalMus1.pri.v3, whole genome shotgun sequence genomic segment:
- the EIF4G1 gene encoding eukaryotic translation initiation factor 4 gamma 1 isoform X5, whose product MNKAPQPTGPPPAPSPGLPQHFYPSRAQPPSSAASRVQSAAPARPGPAAHVYPAGSQVMMIPSQISYPASQGAYYIPGQGRSTYVVPTQQYPVQPGAPSFYPGASPTEFGTYAGAYYPAQGVQQFPTGVAPPPVLMNQPPQIAPKRERKTIRIRDPNQGGKDITEEIMSGARTASTPTPPQTGGGLEPQANGETPQVAVVVRPDDRSQGAVIGERPGLPGPEHSPSESQPSSPSPTPSPPPVLEPGSEPNLTVLPIPGDTMTTGMIQTSVEESTPMPSETGEPYCLSPEPTPLAEPILEVEVTLSKPVPESEFSSSPLQVPTPLASHKVEILPEPNGTVLSENLEPELESSLELAPLPPPACPSESPMPIAPTAQPEELLNGAPSPPAVDLSPVSEPEEQAKEAIALVAPPTILSATPAVAPPAASPAQEEDMEEEEEEEEEGEAEGEKGGEEPLPLESTPVPAHLSQNLEVASVTQVAVSVPKRRRKIKELNKKEAVGDLLDAFKEVNPGVSEVENQPPVGNNPSPEPEGSSVPPRPEEADETWDSKEDKIQNAENIQPGEQKYEYKSDQWKPLNLEEKKRYDREFLLGFQFIFASMQKPEGLPHISDVVLDKANKTPLRPLDPSRLQGINCGPDFTPSFANLGRPALSSRGPPRGGPGGELPRGPQAGLGPRRSQQGPRKEPRKIIATVSMTEDIKLNKAEKAWKPSSKRTVAEKDRGEEDADGSKTQDLFRRVRSILNKLTPQMFQQLMKQVTQLAIDTEERLKGVIDLIFEKAISEPNFSVAYANMCRCLMALKVPTTEKPTVTVNFRKLLLNRCQKEFEKDKDDDEVFEKKQKEMDEAATAEERGRLKEELEEARDIARRRSLGNIKFIGELFKLKMLTEAIMHDCVVKLLKNHDEESLECLCRLLTTIGKDLDFEKAKPRMDQYFNQMEKIIKEKKTSSRIRFMLQDVLDLRRSNWVPRRGDQGPKTIDQIHKEAELEEHREHIKVQQLMAKGSDKRRGGPPGPPISRGLPLVDDGGWNTVPISKGSRPIDTSRLTKITKPGSIDSNNQLFAPGGRLSWGKGSSGGSGAKPSDAASEAARPATSTLNRFSALQQAVPTESTDNRRVIQRSSLSRERGEKAGDRGDRLERSERGGDRGDRLDRARTPATKRSFSKEVEERSRERPSQPEGLRKAASLTEDRDRGRDAVKREAALPPVSPPRAALSEEELEKKSRAIIEEYLHLNDMKEAVQCVQELASPSLLFIFVRHGIESTLERSAIAREHMGRLLHQLLCAGHLSTAQYYQGLYEILELAEDMEIDIPHVWLYLAELVTPILHEGGVPMGELFREITKPLRPLGKAASLLLEILGLLCKSMGPKKVGTLWREAGLSWKEFLPEGQDVSAFVTAQKVEYTLGEESEAPGQRLLSSEELSKQLEKLLKEGSSNQRVFDWIEANVNEQQVASNTLVRALMTTVCYSAIIFETPLRVDVAVLKARAKLLQKYLCDEQKELQALYALQALVVTLEQPPNLLRMFFDALYDEDVVKEDAFYSWESSKDPAEQQGKGVALKSVTAFFKWLREAEEEESDHN is encoded by the exons atgaacaaagcTCCACAGCCCACaggccccccacctgccccatcccCTGGACTCCCACAG CACTTCTACCCTAGCCGGGCCCAGCCCCCGAGCAGTGCAGCCTCCCGAGTGCAGAGtgcagcccccgcccgccctggcccAGCTGCCCATGTCTACCCTGCTGGATCCCAAGTAATGATGATCCCTTCCCAGATCTCCTACCCAGCCTCCCAGGGGGCCTACTACATCCCTGGACAG ggGCGTTCCACATATGTTGTCCCGACACAGCAGTATCCTGTGCAGCCGGGAGCCCCAAGCTTCTATCCGGGTGCAAGCCCTACAGAGTTTGGGACCTACG CTGGCGCCTACTACCCAGCCCAGGGTGTGCAGCAATTTCCCACTGGTGTGGCTCCCCCGCCGGTTTTGATGAACCAGCCACCCCAGATTGCTCCCAAGAGGGAGCGGAAGACG atccGAATTCGAGACCCAAACCAAGGAGGGAAGGATATCACGGAGGAGATCATGTCTGGGGCCCGCACTgcctccacacccacccctccccag ACGGGAGGTGGTCTGGAGCCTCAGGCTAATGGGGAGACACCCCAGGTTGCTGTTGTTGTCCGGCCAG ATGACCGGTCGCAGGGAGCAGTCATTGGGGAGCGGCCAGGGCTGCCTGGCCCAGAGCACAGCCCTTCAGAATCCCAGCCTTCATCACCTTCTCCGACCCCATCACCACCCCCAGTCTTGGAACCGGGGTCTGAGCCTAATCTCACAGTCCTCCCTATTCCTGGGGACACTATGACAACGGGGATGATACAAACATCGGTAGAAGAATCAACCCCCATGCCCTCTGAAACTGGGGAGCCATATTGCCTCTCTCCAGAACCCACTCCCCTCGCTGAACCCATACTGGAAGTAGAAGTGACACTCAGCAAACCAGTTCCAGAATCTGAGTTCTCTTCCAGTCCTCTCCAGGTTCCCACCCCCCTGGCATCTCACAAGGTGGAAATTCTTCCTGAGCCTAATGGCACGGTCCTGTCTGAGAATTTGGAACCAGAGTTGGAGTCGAGCCTGGAGcttgcccctctccctcccccggcTTGTCCCTCTGAATCCCCCATGCCCATTGCTCCAACTGCCCAACCTGAGGAACTGCTCAACGGAGCCCCCTCGCCACCAGCTGTGGACTTAAGCCCAGTCAGTGAACCAGAGGAGCAGGCCAAGGAGGCTATAGCATTGGTGGCTCCCCCCACCATCCTTTCTGCCACTCCAGCTGTGGCTCCTCCAGCTGCTTCCCCTGCTCAAGAGGAGGacatggaggaagaggaagaagaggaagaggaaggagaagctgAGGGTGAGAAGGGAGGCGAGGAACCGCTCCCCCTAGAGAGCACCCCTGTCCCAGCCCACCTGTCCCAGAATTTGGAGGTGGCATCAGTCACCCAAG tGGCAGTATCTGTGCCAAAGAGGAGACGGAAAATTAAGGAGCTCAATAAGAAGGAGGCTGTAGGAGACCTTCTAGATGCCTTCAAGGAG GTGAACCCAGGAGTATCAGAGGTAGAAAATCAGCCTCCTGTAGGCAACAatcccagcccagagcctgagGGCAGCAGTGTGCCCCCGCGACCTGAGGAAGCAGACGAGACCTGGGACTCAAAGGAAGACAAGATTCAAAATGCTGAGAACATCCAGCCGGGGGAACAGAAGTATGAATATAAGTCAG ATCAGTGGAAGCCTCTAAACCTTGAGGAGAAAAAGCGTTATGACCGTGAGTTCCTGCTTGGCTTTCAGTTCATCTTTGCCAGTATGCAGAAGCCGGAGGGATTGCCCCATATCAGTGATGTGGTGTTGGATAAG GCCAATAAAACACCATTGCGGCCACTGGATCCCAGTAGACTTCAAGGCATAAATTGTGGCCCAGACTTCACTCCGTCCTTTGCCAACCTTGGCCGACCAGCCCTTAGCAGCCGTGGGCCCCCGAGGGGTGGGCCAGGTGGGGAGCTGCCCCGAGGGCCG CAGGCTGGTCTGGGACCCCGGCGATCTCAGCAGGGCCCCCGAAAGGAACCACGCAAGATCATTGCCACGGTGTCAATGACCGAAGATATAAAGCTGAACAAAGCAGAGAAGGCCTGGAAACCCAGTAGCAAGCGGACAGTGGCTGAGAAGGACCGAGGGGAGGAGGACGCTGATGGCAGCAAAACCCAG gaCCTGTTCCGCAGGGTGCGCTCCATCCTGAATAAGCTGACACCCCAGATGTTCCAGCAGCTGATGAAGCAGGTGACGCAGCTAGCCATCGACACCGAGGAACGCCTCAAAGGGGTCATTGACCTCATCTTCGAGAAGGCCATTTCAGAACCCAACTTCTCCGTGGCCTATGCCAACATGTGCCGCTGCCTCATGGCG CTGAAAGTGCCCACTACAGAAAAGCCAACAGTGACTGTGAACTTCCGAAAACTGTTGTTAAATCGATGTCAGAAGGAgtttgaaaaagacaaagatgatgATGAGGTTTTTGAGAAGAAGCAAAAGGAGATGGATGAAGCTGCTACG GCAGAGGAACGGGGACGCCTGAAGGAAGAGCTGGAAGAGGCTCGAGACATAGCCCGGCGGCGCTCTTTAGGGAATATCAAGTTTATCGGGGAGTTGTTCAAGCTGAAGATGTTAACAGAGGCAATCATGCACGACTGTGTGGTTAAACTACTTAAGAACCATGATGAAGAGTCCCTCGAATGCCTTTGCCGTCTGCTCACCACCATTGGCAAAGACCTGGACTTTGAAAAGGCCAAG CCCCGAATGGATCAGTATTTCAACCAGATGGaaaaaatcattaaggaaaagaAGACTTCATCCCGAATCCGCTTTATGCTGCAAGACGTGCTGGATCTGCGACGG AGCAATTGGGTGCCGCGTCGAGGGGACCAGGGTCCCAAGACGATTGACCAAATCCACAAGGAAGCTGAGCTGGAGGAGCATCGGGAGCACATAAAAGTGCAGCAGTTAATGGCCAAGGGCAGCGACAAGCGTCGGGGTGGCCCTCCAGGCCCACCCATCA gCCGTGGCCTTCCACTTGTGGATGATGGTGGCTGGAACACAGTGCCCATCAGCAAGGGCAGCCGCCCTATTGACACCTCACGACTCACTAAGATCACgaag cCTGGCTCCATTGATTCTAACAACCAGCTGTTTGCACCTGGAGGGCGATTGAGCTGGGGCAAGGGAAGCAGTGGAGGCTCAGGAGCCAAGCCCTCCGATGCAG CATCAGAAGCTGCTCGTCCAGCTACTAGTACCTTGAATCGCTTCTCAGCCCTTCAGCAAGCAGTACCTACAGAAAGCACAGATAACAGACGTGTGATACAGAG GAGTAGCTTGAGCCGGGAACGAGGTGAGAAAGCTGGGGACCGGGGAGACCGCCTAGAGCGGAGTGAACGGGGAGGTGACCGTGGTGACCGGCTTGATCGCGCACGGACACCCGCCACCAAGCGGAGCTTCAGCAAGGAAGTGGAGGAGCGGAGTAGAGAGCGGCCCTCTCAGCCTGAGGGACTGCGCAAGGCAGCTAGCCTCACGGAGGATCGGGACCGCGGGCGGGATGCTG TGAAGCGAGAAGCCGCCCTGCCCCCTGTGAGTCCCCCGAGGGCTGCGCTCTCTGAAGAGGAGCTGGAGAAGAAATCCAGGGCCATCATTGAGGAATACCTCCATCTCAATGACATGAAG GAGGCGGTTCAGTGCGTGCAGGAGCTGGCCTCGCCCTCGCTGCTCTTCATCTTTGTGCGGCACGGCATCGAGTCCACACTGGAGCGCAGCGCCATTGCCCGTGAGCACATGGGGCGACTGCTGCACCagctgctctgtgctgggcacctcTCCACTGCCCAGTACTACCAAGG GCTATATGAAATCCTGGAATTGGCTGAAGACATGGAAATTGACATCCCTCATGTGTGGCTCTACCTAGCAGAACTGGTAACGCCCATTCTGCATGAAGGTGGGGTGCCCATGGGGGAGCTGTTCAG GGAGATTACAAAACCTCTGAGACCCCTGGGCAAAGCTGCTTCCCTGTTGCTGGAGATCCTGGGGCTCCTATGCAAAAGCATG GGTCCCAAGAAGGTCGGGACGCTGTGGCGAGAGGCTGGACTCAGCTGGAAGGAATTTTTACCTGAAGGCCAGGATGTCAGTGCCTTTGTCACTGCGCAG AAGGTGGAGTATACCTTGGGAGAGGAGTCAGAAGCCCCTGGCCAGAGGTTGCTGTCCTCTGAGGAGCTGAGCAAGCAGCTGGAGAAGCTGCTGAAGGAGGGCAGCAGTAACCAGCGGGTGTTTGACTGGATAGAG GCCAACGTGAATGAGCAGCAGGTAGCATCCAACACATTAGTTCGAGCTCTCATGACAACGGTCTGCTATTCTGCAATTATCT TTGAGACTCCTCTCCGAGTGGATGTTGCGGTGCTGAAAGCGCGAGCGAAACTGCTACAGAAGTACCTGTGTGACGAGCAGAAGGAGCTGCAGGCGCTCTATGCCCTCCAGGCCCTTGTAGTGACCTTAGAACAGCCCCCCA ACCTGCTTCGGATGTTCTTTGATGCGCTGTACGATGAGGACGTGGTGAAGGAGGACGCCTTCTATAGTTGGGAGAGTAGCAAGGACCCCGCTGAACAGCAGGGCAAGGGTGTGGCCCTTAAATCTGTCACAGCTTTCTTCAAGTGGCTTCgtgaggcggaggaggaggagtctGACCACAACTGA
- the EIF4G1 gene encoding eukaryotic translation initiation factor 4 gamma 1 isoform X2, which yields MNKAPQPTGPPPAPSPGLPQPAFPPGQTAPVVFSTPQATQMNTPSQPRQGGFRSLQHFYPSRAQPPSSAASRVQSAAPARPGPAAHVYPAGSQVMMIPSQISYPASQGAYYIPGQGRSTYVVPTQQYPVQPGAPSFYPGASPTEFGTYAGAYYPAQGVQQFPTGVAPPPVLMNQPPQIAPKRERKTIRIRDPNQGGKDITEEIMSGARTASTPTPPQTGGGLEPQANGETPQVAVVVRPDDRSQGAVIGERPGLPGPEHSPSESQPSSPSPTPSPPPVLEPGSEPNLTVLPIPGDTMTTGMIQTSVEESTPMPSETGEPYCLSPEPTPLAEPILEVEVTLSKPVPESEFSSSPLQVPTPLASHKVEILPEPNGTVLSENLEPELESSLELAPLPPPACPSESPMPIAPTAQPEELLNGAPSPPAVDLSPVSEPEEQAKEAIALVAPPTILSATPAVAPPAASPAQEEDMEEEEEEEEEGEAEGEKGGEEPLPLESTPVPAHLSQNLEVASVTQVAVSVPKRRRKIKELNKKEAVGDLLDAFKEVNPGVSEVENQPPVGNNPSPEPEGSSVPPRPEEADETWDSKEDKIQNAENIQPGEQKYEYKSDQWKPLNLEEKKRYDREFLLGFQFIFASMQKPEGLPHISDVVLDKANKTPLRPLDPSRLQGINCGPDFTPSFANLGRPALSSRGPPRGGPGGELPRGPAGLGPRRSQQGPRKEPRKIIATVSMTEDIKLNKAEKAWKPSSKRTVAEKDRGEEDADGSKTQDLFRRVRSILNKLTPQMFQQLMKQVTQLAIDTEERLKGVIDLIFEKAISEPNFSVAYANMCRCLMALKVPTTEKPTVTVNFRKLLLNRCQKEFEKDKDDDEVFEKKQKEMDEAATAEERGRLKEELEEARDIARRRSLGNIKFIGELFKLKMLTEAIMHDCVVKLLKNHDEESLECLCRLLTTIGKDLDFEKAKPRMDQYFNQMEKIIKEKKTSSRIRFMLQDVLDLRRSNWVPRRGDQGPKTIDQIHKEAELEEHREHIKVQQLMAKGSDKRRGGPPGPPISRGLPLVDDGGWNTVPISKGSRPIDTSRLTKITKPGSIDSNNQLFAPGGRLSWGKGSSGGSGAKPSDAASEAARPATSTLNRFSALQQAVPTESTDNRRVIQRSSLSRERGEKAGDRGDRLERSERGGDRGDRLDRARTPATKRSFSKEVEERSRERPSQPEGLRKAASLTEDRDRGRDAVKREAALPPVSPPRAALSEEELEKKSRAIIEEYLHLNDMKEAVQCVQELASPSLLFIFVRHGIESTLERSAIAREHMGRLLHQLLCAGHLSTAQYYQGLYEILELAEDMEIDIPHVWLYLAELVTPILHEGGVPMGELFREITKPLRPLGKAASLLLEILGLLCKSMGPKKVGTLWREAGLSWKEFLPEGQDVSAFVTAQKVEYTLGEESEAPGQRLLSSEELSKQLEKLLKEGSSNQRVFDWIEANVNEQQVASNTLVRALMTTVCYSAIIFETPLRVDVAVLKARAKLLQKYLCDEQKELQALYALQALVVTLEQPPNLLRMFFDALYDEDVVKEDAFYSWESSKDPAEQQGKGVALKSVTAFFKWLREAEEEESDHN from the exons atgaacaaagcTCCACAGCCCACaggccccccacctgccccatcccCTGGACTCCCACAG CCAGCGTTTCCCCCGGGGCAGACAGCACCGGTGGTGTTCAGTACGCCTCAAGCGACACAAATGAACACGCCTTCTCAGCCCCGCCAG GGAGGATTCAGGTCTCTGCAG CACTTCTACCCTAGCCGGGCCCAGCCCCCGAGCAGTGCAGCCTCCCGAGTGCAGAGtgcagcccccgcccgccctggcccAGCTGCCCATGTCTACCCTGCTGGATCCCAAGTAATGATGATCCCTTCCCAGATCTCCTACCCAGCCTCCCAGGGGGCCTACTACATCCCTGGACAG ggGCGTTCCACATATGTTGTCCCGACACAGCAGTATCCTGTGCAGCCGGGAGCCCCAAGCTTCTATCCGGGTGCAAGCCCTACAGAGTTTGGGACCTACG CTGGCGCCTACTACCCAGCCCAGGGTGTGCAGCAATTTCCCACTGGTGTGGCTCCCCCGCCGGTTTTGATGAACCAGCCACCCCAGATTGCTCCCAAGAGGGAGCGGAAGACG atccGAATTCGAGACCCAAACCAAGGAGGGAAGGATATCACGGAGGAGATCATGTCTGGGGCCCGCACTgcctccacacccacccctccccag ACGGGAGGTGGTCTGGAGCCTCAGGCTAATGGGGAGACACCCCAGGTTGCTGTTGTTGTCCGGCCAG ATGACCGGTCGCAGGGAGCAGTCATTGGGGAGCGGCCAGGGCTGCCTGGCCCAGAGCACAGCCCTTCAGAATCCCAGCCTTCATCACCTTCTCCGACCCCATCACCACCCCCAGTCTTGGAACCGGGGTCTGAGCCTAATCTCACAGTCCTCCCTATTCCTGGGGACACTATGACAACGGGGATGATACAAACATCGGTAGAAGAATCAACCCCCATGCCCTCTGAAACTGGGGAGCCATATTGCCTCTCTCCAGAACCCACTCCCCTCGCTGAACCCATACTGGAAGTAGAAGTGACACTCAGCAAACCAGTTCCAGAATCTGAGTTCTCTTCCAGTCCTCTCCAGGTTCCCACCCCCCTGGCATCTCACAAGGTGGAAATTCTTCCTGAGCCTAATGGCACGGTCCTGTCTGAGAATTTGGAACCAGAGTTGGAGTCGAGCCTGGAGcttgcccctctccctcccccggcTTGTCCCTCTGAATCCCCCATGCCCATTGCTCCAACTGCCCAACCTGAGGAACTGCTCAACGGAGCCCCCTCGCCACCAGCTGTGGACTTAAGCCCAGTCAGTGAACCAGAGGAGCAGGCCAAGGAGGCTATAGCATTGGTGGCTCCCCCCACCATCCTTTCTGCCACTCCAGCTGTGGCTCCTCCAGCTGCTTCCCCTGCTCAAGAGGAGGacatggaggaagaggaagaagaggaagaggaaggagaagctgAGGGTGAGAAGGGAGGCGAGGAACCGCTCCCCCTAGAGAGCACCCCTGTCCCAGCCCACCTGTCCCAGAATTTGGAGGTGGCATCAGTCACCCAAG tGGCAGTATCTGTGCCAAAGAGGAGACGGAAAATTAAGGAGCTCAATAAGAAGGAGGCTGTAGGAGACCTTCTAGATGCCTTCAAGGAG GTGAACCCAGGAGTATCAGAGGTAGAAAATCAGCCTCCTGTAGGCAACAatcccagcccagagcctgagGGCAGCAGTGTGCCCCCGCGACCTGAGGAAGCAGACGAGACCTGGGACTCAAAGGAAGACAAGATTCAAAATGCTGAGAACATCCAGCCGGGGGAACAGAAGTATGAATATAAGTCAG ATCAGTGGAAGCCTCTAAACCTTGAGGAGAAAAAGCGTTATGACCGTGAGTTCCTGCTTGGCTTTCAGTTCATCTTTGCCAGTATGCAGAAGCCGGAGGGATTGCCCCATATCAGTGATGTGGTGTTGGATAAG GCCAATAAAACACCATTGCGGCCACTGGATCCCAGTAGACTTCAAGGCATAAATTGTGGCCCAGACTTCACTCCGTCCTTTGCCAACCTTGGCCGACCAGCCCTTAGCAGCCGTGGGCCCCCGAGGGGTGGGCCAGGTGGGGAGCTGCCCCGAGGGCCG GCTGGTCTGGGACCCCGGCGATCTCAGCAGGGCCCCCGAAAGGAACCACGCAAGATCATTGCCACGGTGTCAATGACCGAAGATATAAAGCTGAACAAAGCAGAGAAGGCCTGGAAACCCAGTAGCAAGCGGACAGTGGCTGAGAAGGACCGAGGGGAGGAGGACGCTGATGGCAGCAAAACCCAG gaCCTGTTCCGCAGGGTGCGCTCCATCCTGAATAAGCTGACACCCCAGATGTTCCAGCAGCTGATGAAGCAGGTGACGCAGCTAGCCATCGACACCGAGGAACGCCTCAAAGGGGTCATTGACCTCATCTTCGAGAAGGCCATTTCAGAACCCAACTTCTCCGTGGCCTATGCCAACATGTGCCGCTGCCTCATGGCG CTGAAAGTGCCCACTACAGAAAAGCCAACAGTGACTGTGAACTTCCGAAAACTGTTGTTAAATCGATGTCAGAAGGAgtttgaaaaagacaaagatgatgATGAGGTTTTTGAGAAGAAGCAAAAGGAGATGGATGAAGCTGCTACG GCAGAGGAACGGGGACGCCTGAAGGAAGAGCTGGAAGAGGCTCGAGACATAGCCCGGCGGCGCTCTTTAGGGAATATCAAGTTTATCGGGGAGTTGTTCAAGCTGAAGATGTTAACAGAGGCAATCATGCACGACTGTGTGGTTAAACTACTTAAGAACCATGATGAAGAGTCCCTCGAATGCCTTTGCCGTCTGCTCACCACCATTGGCAAAGACCTGGACTTTGAAAAGGCCAAG CCCCGAATGGATCAGTATTTCAACCAGATGGaaaaaatcattaaggaaaagaAGACTTCATCCCGAATCCGCTTTATGCTGCAAGACGTGCTGGATCTGCGACGG AGCAATTGGGTGCCGCGTCGAGGGGACCAGGGTCCCAAGACGATTGACCAAATCCACAAGGAAGCTGAGCTGGAGGAGCATCGGGAGCACATAAAAGTGCAGCAGTTAATGGCCAAGGGCAGCGACAAGCGTCGGGGTGGCCCTCCAGGCCCACCCATCA gCCGTGGCCTTCCACTTGTGGATGATGGTGGCTGGAACACAGTGCCCATCAGCAAGGGCAGCCGCCCTATTGACACCTCACGACTCACTAAGATCACgaag cCTGGCTCCATTGATTCTAACAACCAGCTGTTTGCACCTGGAGGGCGATTGAGCTGGGGCAAGGGAAGCAGTGGAGGCTCAGGAGCCAAGCCCTCCGATGCAG CATCAGAAGCTGCTCGTCCAGCTACTAGTACCTTGAATCGCTTCTCAGCCCTTCAGCAAGCAGTACCTACAGAAAGCACAGATAACAGACGTGTGATACAGAG GAGTAGCTTGAGCCGGGAACGAGGTGAGAAAGCTGGGGACCGGGGAGACCGCCTAGAGCGGAGTGAACGGGGAGGTGACCGTGGTGACCGGCTTGATCGCGCACGGACACCCGCCACCAAGCGGAGCTTCAGCAAGGAAGTGGAGGAGCGGAGTAGAGAGCGGCCCTCTCAGCCTGAGGGACTGCGCAAGGCAGCTAGCCTCACGGAGGATCGGGACCGCGGGCGGGATGCTG TGAAGCGAGAAGCCGCCCTGCCCCCTGTGAGTCCCCCGAGGGCTGCGCTCTCTGAAGAGGAGCTGGAGAAGAAATCCAGGGCCATCATTGAGGAATACCTCCATCTCAATGACATGAAG GAGGCGGTTCAGTGCGTGCAGGAGCTGGCCTCGCCCTCGCTGCTCTTCATCTTTGTGCGGCACGGCATCGAGTCCACACTGGAGCGCAGCGCCATTGCCCGTGAGCACATGGGGCGACTGCTGCACCagctgctctgtgctgggcacctcTCCACTGCCCAGTACTACCAAGG GCTATATGAAATCCTGGAATTGGCTGAAGACATGGAAATTGACATCCCTCATGTGTGGCTCTACCTAGCAGAACTGGTAACGCCCATTCTGCATGAAGGTGGGGTGCCCATGGGGGAGCTGTTCAG GGAGATTACAAAACCTCTGAGACCCCTGGGCAAAGCTGCTTCCCTGTTGCTGGAGATCCTGGGGCTCCTATGCAAAAGCATG GGTCCCAAGAAGGTCGGGACGCTGTGGCGAGAGGCTGGACTCAGCTGGAAGGAATTTTTACCTGAAGGCCAGGATGTCAGTGCCTTTGTCACTGCGCAG AAGGTGGAGTATACCTTGGGAGAGGAGTCAGAAGCCCCTGGCCAGAGGTTGCTGTCCTCTGAGGAGCTGAGCAAGCAGCTGGAGAAGCTGCTGAAGGAGGGCAGCAGTAACCAGCGGGTGTTTGACTGGATAGAG GCCAACGTGAATGAGCAGCAGGTAGCATCCAACACATTAGTTCGAGCTCTCATGACAACGGTCTGCTATTCTGCAATTATCT TTGAGACTCCTCTCCGAGTGGATGTTGCGGTGCTGAAAGCGCGAGCGAAACTGCTACAGAAGTACCTGTGTGACGAGCAGAAGGAGCTGCAGGCGCTCTATGCCCTCCAGGCCCTTGTAGTGACCTTAGAACAGCCCCCCA ACCTGCTTCGGATGTTCTTTGATGCGCTGTACGATGAGGACGTGGTGAAGGAGGACGCCTTCTATAGTTGGGAGAGTAGCAAGGACCCCGCTGAACAGCAGGGCAAGGGTGTGGCCCTTAAATCTGTCACAGCTTTCTTCAAGTGGCTTCgtgaggcggaggaggaggagtctGACCACAACTGA